A stretch of Malus sylvestris chromosome 11, drMalSylv7.2, whole genome shotgun sequence DNA encodes these proteins:
- the LOC126589457 gene encoding protein SLOW WALKER 1-like, translated as MAEPQISKTFPVKPKHKPKPRSPKQSPESKYWSSFKTKQIPDLISAITSLTFSPNAPHSFAAAHSASLILYNPLNQFSPTATISAFRDVVSSASFRCDGLLVAAADLSGLVQVFDVKTRNPLRKLKSHTRPARFVKYPASDKLHLVSGGDDAIVKYWDVAGETPISDLLGHKDYVRCGDCSPVSSDMFVTGSYDHTVKLWDVRVRDSGSVMEVNHGKPVEDVIFLPSGGLIATAGGDSVKIWDLMAGGKMVYSMESHNKTVTSICVAKIGKDSGEEAQQYRILSVALDGYMKVFDYSKMKVTHSMRFPAPLMSVGFSPDCMTRVIGTSNGMIYAGRRKYKEGAGGGSDEELDRPLSKYEKREKRLKALGDAGGLGPVMEEPQIRVLRPSNFRYFHRGQGEKPSERDYVVMRPKKVKLAEHDKLLKKFRHKDALVSVLRGKNPENAVAVMEELVARNKLLKCVLNLDSEELELLLKFLQKHLTVPSYSGLLMGLTKKVLEMRTEDIKASEALKGHIRNLKRSVEEEIRIQQSLQEMQGIISPLLRITGRR; from the coding sequence ATGGCGGAACCACAAATCTCCAAGACCTTCCCTGTGAAACCCAAGCACAAGCCTAAGCCCCGAAGTCCCAAACAATCCCCCGAATCCAAATACTGGTCCTCCTTCAAAACCAAGCAAATCCCTGACCTCATCTCCGCCATCACCTCCCTCACCTTCTCCCCCAACGCCCCACACTCTTTCGCCGCCGCCCACTCCGCCTCCCTCATTCTCTACAACCCCCTAAACCAATTCTCCCCCACCGCCACCATCTCCGCCTTCCGCGACGTCGTTTCTTCAGCCTCATTCCGCTGCGATGGCCTCCTCGTCGCCGCCGCCGACCTCTCTGGCCTCGTCCAGGTCTTCGATGTCAAAACCCGAAACCCGCTTCGGAAACTTAAATCCCACACGCGCCCAGCTCGGTTCGTCAAATACCCAGCTTCTGACAAGCTCCATTTGGTCTCCGGCGGCGACGATGCCATTGTCAAGTACTGGGACGTCGCCGGCGAGACTCCGATTTCCGACTTGCTCGGCCACAAGGACTACGTGCGGTGCGGGGATTGCTCGCCGGTCAGTTCGGATATGTTTGTTACTGGGTCTTATGATCACACGGTGAAGCTTTGGGATGTGAGGGTTAGAGATTCGGGGTCGGTGATGGAGGTGAATCACGGAAAGCCGGTGGAGGACGTGATTTTCTTGCCATCCGGTGGGTTAATTGCGACGGCTGGCGGCGATTCCGTGAAGATATGGGATTTGATGGCAGGTGGGAAAATGGTGTATTCAATGGAGAGCCACAATAAGACTGTGACTTCGATTTGCGTCGCGAAAATCGGAAAGGACAGCGGGGAGGAGGCGCAGCAATACAGGATTTTGAGTGTGGCATTGGATGGTTACATGAAGGTGTTTGATTATTCAAAGATGAAGGTCACTCACTCAATGCGGTTCCCTGCGCCGCTAATGTCGGTAGGGTTTTCGCCCGATTGTATGACGAGGGTGATTGGAACTTCGAACGGGATGATCTACGCTGGGAGGAGGAAGTACAAGGAAGGCGCAGGGGGTGGTTCTGATGAGGAGCTAGATAGGCCGCTTTCGAAGTATGAGAAGAGGGAGAAAAGGTTGAAGGCCTTAGGGGATGCTGGGGGTTTGGGACCTGTGATGGAGGAACCGCAGATTCGGGTTTTAAGGCCTTCGAATTTTCGGTATTTCCATAGAGGGCAAGGGGAGAAGCCGTCCGAGCGGGACTATGTGGTAATGAGGCCAAAGAAAGTGAAATTGGCCGAGCATGACAAGCTATTGAAGAAGTTTAGGCACAAGGATGCTCTGGTGTCTGTCTTGCGCGGCAAGAATCCGGAGAATGCCGTGGCGGTGATGGAGGAATTGGTGGCGAGGAATAAACTGCTGAAATGCgtgttgaatttggattcggAGGAGCTGGAATTGCTGCTCAAGTTCTTGCAGAAGCACTTGACCGTGCCAAGTTACTCGGGGTTGTTGATGGGGTTGACAAAGAAGGTTCTTGAGATGAGGACTGAGGACATTAAAGCTTCCGAAGCGTTGAAGGGCCATATTCGAAACCTTAAACGGTCCGTTGAGGAGGAAATTCGGATACAACAGTCGTTGCAGGAGATGCAGGGTATAATTTCTCCTCTGTTGAGAATTActggaagaagatga
- the LOC126589458 gene encoding sister-chromatid cohesion protein 3, with product MEEPPSATAAEPSTTVLRKRTRGRTQTTENPERTTAGSDQEERESSPDDFKEARPRAKRGRPAAAAAAVPSPAAPQKLAGLTLIEVIKGNGKLIPQAVKLWVERYEKDPKPAMVELLMMLFEACGAKYQFKGELLDEIDVDDVVVALVELARSGNVEDYQSSKKKEFKNFKENLQSFWDNLVRECQHGPLVDQILFEKCMDYIIALSCTPPRVYRQAATLTGLQLVTSFISVANTLGTQRETTRRQLDAEKKKQTEGPRVESLNKRFSTTHDKITILEQMMRKIFQGLFVHRYRDIDPNIRMSCIESLGVWILSYPSLFLQDLYLKYLGWTLNDKSAGVRKASVLALQNLYEVDDNVPTLGLFTERFSSRMIDLADDIDISVAVCAIGLVKQLLRHQLLQDDDLIPLYDLLIDNLPEIRHAIGALVYEHLISQKFNSSQSGAKGDGSNSSEVHLGRMLKILNEFSADPILSIYVIDDVWEYMKAMKDWKCIISMLLDENPLIELTDEDATNLVRLLCSSVKKAVGERIVPATDNRKPHYSKAQKEVFEHNRRDITLAMMKSYPLLLRKFMADKTKVPSLIEIIVHMNLELYSLKRQEQNFKTVLQLIKEAFFKHGEREALRSCVNAINLCSTESQGELKDFARNTLKELQDELIAKLKSAMKEVADGGDEYPLLVNLKRLYELQLTRAVSTDTLYEDLVSTLQSHTSRDHEVISFLLLNTSLHLEWSLQSIITSETVSEASLSSLLAKRNSLSQQLEYFLNGPPELEGNPANQLACRVCILLSELWFMFRKTLFASTNLERLGYHPDASILKKFWNLCVQQLSISDETEDEYANREYIEEANREAVIIAAAKLVANDVGSKEYLGPEIISRFLIHGSSVAEIIKNLITCLKKKDDDLPKIFFEALKKAYQRYVVELSESDDDESSVSKRFQECKELAARISGMFIGAARNKHRSNILKIVSDGIEYAFLDAPKQLSFLEGAVIHFVSKLPTSDILDIVKDVQSRTENINTDEDPSGWRPYHTFVDNLLEKYAKNEGVQDEQDAPSVKRRGRPRKKRRGKGLFDEQSSSEEEDLVSASDHENAQDEENKQDDEDDDEDAPLIQSFRSSAKLRALRVAREETKAR from the exons ATGGAGGAGCCACCGTCAGCCACCGCGGCGGAACCGTCGACGACTGTCCTCCGT AAGAGGACTAGGGGTCGGACTCAGACCACTGAGAACCCCGAGAGGACCACCGCCGGGAGCGACCAGGAGGAGCGCGAGAGCTCACCCGATGACTTCAAAGAAGCTCGTCCTAGAGCTAAACGAGGGCGACCTGCCGCTGCCGCTGCCGCTGTCCCTTCCCCCGCCGCACCGCAGAAACTCGCCGGCCTCACCTTGATTG AGGTCATCAAGGGCAATGGGAAACTTATCCCTCAAGCAGTCAAGCTTTGGGTGGAGCGATATGAAAAGGATCCAAAACCTGCTATGGTTGAACTTTTGATGATGCTGTTTGAG GCATGTGGGgccaagtatcaattcaaaggAGAGTTGCTGGACGAGATCGATGTTGATGATGTTGTGGTTGCTCTTGTCGAGCTTGCTAGAAGT GGTAATGTTGAAGATTACCAAAGTTCGAAAAAGAAGGAATTTAAGAACTTCAAAGAAAATCTTCAATCTTTCTGGGACAATTTGGTCCGTGAGTGTCAACATGGGCCATTGGTTGATCAGATCTTGTTCGAGAAATGCATGGATTATATAATTGCTTTGTCATG CACTCCTCCAAGAGTTTATCGTCAAGCTGCTACTTTGACGGGTCTCCAACTTGTCACATCGTTTATATCTGTTGCTAACACCCTTGGTACTCAGCGAGAAACTACTCGTAGACAATTAGATGctgaaaaaaagaaacaaactgAGGGGCCTCGTGTGGAATCACTGAACAAGAGGTTTTCAACGACTCATGATAAGATAACTATACTAGAACAGATGATGCGCAAGATATTTCAAGG GTTATTTGTGCATCGCTATCGAGACATTGATCCAAATATTCGGATGTCTTGCATAGAGTCATTAGGCGTGTGGATTCTTTCCTATCCATCACTGTTCTTGCAGGATTTATACCTGAAGTATCTTGGATGGACACTAAATGACAAA AGTGCTGGTGTAAGAAAAGCTTCCGTCCTTGCATTGCAAAATCTTTATGAGGTTGATGATAACGTGCCAACTCTTGGTCTATTCACTGAAAGATTTTCTAGTCGGATGATTGATCTTGCTGATGACATCGACATTTCTGTGGCTGTATGTGCAATTGGCCTTGTTAAACAGCTACTAAG ACACCAGCTTCTACAAGATGATGATTTGATTCCTTTATATGATCTGCTTATCGATAACCTACCAGAGATCAGGCATGCTATAGGGGCATTAGTGTATGAACACTTGATTTCTCAGAAGTTCAATAGCTCCCAATCTGGTGCAAAAG gAGATGGCAGCAATTCTTCTGAGGTCCATCTTGGCAGAATGTTGAAAATTCTAAATGAGTTCTCCGCCGATCCAATTCTAAGCATCTATGTCATTGATGATGTTTGGGAGTACATGAAGGCAATGAAg GATTGGAAGTGTATTATCTCCATGCTTTTGGATGAGAATCCATTGATCGAGCTTACTGATGAGGATGCAACAAACTTGGTACGACTTCTTTGTTCATCTGTCAAAAAGGCTGTAGGAGAGAGGATTGTTCCTGCCACCGATAACCGAAAGCCACACTACAGTAAAGCTCAAAAA GAAGTATTTGAACACAACAGACGAGATATAACTCTTGCCATGATGAAGAGTTACCCATTACTTCTACGGAAGTTCATGGCTGACAAAACAAAAGTACCATCACTGATTGAAATTATTGTGCATATGAATCTTGAGCTATATTCCCTGAAGAGGCAGGAGCAG AACTTCAAAACTGTTCTTCAACTCATCAAGGAGGCATTTTTTAAACATGGTGAGAGGGAGGCACTGAGATCCTGCGTAAATGCTATCAACCTTTGTTCCACGGAGAGTCAAGGGGAACTAAAAGATTTTGCGCGTAATACACTAAAGGAACTTCAGGATGAGCTTATTGCCAAGCTTAAATCTGCAATGAAAGAAGTGGCG GATGGTGGTGATGAATATCCTCTTCTGGTGAATTTGAAAAGGTTGTATGAGCTTCAATTGACAAGAGCTGTTTCTACTGATACCTTGTATGAAGATCTTGTCTCAACTCTTCAGAGTCATACAAGCAGGGACCATGAG GTTATCAGTTTTCTGCTTCTCAACACGTCTTTGCATTTGGAATGGTCTCTGCAGTCAATCATCACTAGTGAGACTGTCTCTGAAGCATCTTTGTCTTCTCTATTAGCGAAACGCAATTCCTTGTCTCAGCAACTAGAGTACTTTCTTAACGGCCCTCCTGAATTGGAGGGTAATCCTGCTAATCAGCTAGCTTGCAGG GTTTGTATTCTGCTATCGGAGTTGTGGTTTATGTTTAGAAAGACACTTTTTGCTTCAACAAATCTGGAAAGGTTGGGATATCATCCAGATGCATCCATTCTTAAAAAATTTTGGAACCTATGTGTGCAACAGCTCAGTATTTCAG ATGAGACAGAAGATGAATATGCGAACCGAGAGTATATTGAGGAGGCAAACAGAGAAGCAGTAATTATTGCTGCTGCAAAGTTGGTTGCTAACGATGTAGGTTCTAAG GAATATCTTGGTCCGGAGATTATCTCTCGATTTTTGATACATGGATCATCTGTAGCAGAGATTATTAAGAATCTCATTACCTGTCTAAAGAAGAAAGATGacgatcttcccaaaattttctTTGAAGCACTGAAAAAG gCCTACCAGCGGTATGTGGTTGAACTTTCTGAGAGTGATGATGATGAATCTTCAGTAAGCAAGCGTTTTCAAGAATGTAAAGAATTGGCTGCTCGGATTTCTGGGATGTTTATAGGTGCTGCCAGGAACAAGCACAGATCAAACATTCTAAAAATTGTTAGTGATGGCATTGAATATGCATTTCTAGATGCACCGAAGCagttatcttttctggaagGCGCTGTGATCCATTTCGTATCCAAATTGCCAACATCTGATATCCTGGACAT TGTTAAGGATGTCCAGAGCAGAACAGAAAATATAAATACGGATGAAGATCCCAGTGGCTGGCGCCCCTATCACACGTTTGTTGACAACTTGCTTGAGAAATATGCAAAGAATGAAGGTGTCCAAG ATGAACAGGATGCCCCCTCTGTAAAGCGCAGGGGTCGCCCACGCAAAAAGCGTCGGGGAAAGGGACTCTTTGATGAGCAGAGTTCGAGTGAAGAAGAGGATTTAGTAAGCGCATCGGACCATGAAAATGCtcaagatgaagaaaacaagcAAGACGACGAGGATGACGATGAAGACGCTCCCTTGATACAGTCATTTAGGTCATCCGCCAAGTTGAGGGCATTGAGAGTTGCAAGAGAGGAAACAAAGGCCAGATGA
- the LOC126590575 gene encoding NPL4-like protein 1 — protein MAKMMLRVRSRDGLERVTVENPQGTTVSELKSLIQTQLRIPFQNQTISTNQNLLLAKTQEEIARFTDMANPNTALTALNLAHGSIVYLAYDGERTVAGPAFHPAGSFGRKMTMDDLIAKQMKVTRQENPHCELVSFDRDCANAFQHYVSETLAFAVKRGGFMYGTVSEEGKVEVDFIYEPPQLGTEENLVFYRDPEEEKAVEAIAMGLGMRRVGFIFTQSVSQDTKDYTLSNREVLQAAEFHSKGGLKEWVTAMVKLEVNEDGGADVHFEAFQMSDICIRLFKEGWFETEIGEGDDPKLSKMKKDVVLGVKDTKEVDNDFFLVVVKIFDHQGPLSSSFPIENRNTLVTLKALKTHLDRAKNLPLVKRISDFHLLLLLARFLDVANDVPALAVCVHTQSPIPEGYQLLIETMANTS, from the exons ATGGCAAAGATGATGCTCCGAGTTCGCAGCAGAGACGGCCTCGAACGAGTGACCGTGGAGAACCCACAAGGCACCACCGTCTCCGAACTCAAATCCCTGATTCAAACCCAGCTCCGAATCCCTTTCCAGAACCAGACCATCTCCACCAACCAGAACCTCCTCTTGGCGAAAACCCAGGAAGAAATCGCCCGATTCACCGACATGGCCAATCCCAATACGGCTCTGACGGCGCTGAATCTCGCACATGGGTCGATTGTGTACTTGGCTTACGACGGCGAGCGCACCGTCGCCGGGCCGGCTTTTCACCCCGCGGGCTCTTTCGGGAGGAAGATGACTATGGATGATTTGATCGCCAAGCAGATGAAGGTCACGCGCCAGGAGAACCCGCACTGTGAACTGGTGTCGTTCGATCGGGATTGCGCTAATGCGTTCCAGCATTATGTGAGTGAGACGCTGGCTTTTGCGGTGAAGCGGGGAGGGTTTATGTACGGTACGGTGTCGGAGGAGGGGAAGGTGGAGGTGGATTTCATCTACGAGCCTCCGCAGCTGGGGACGGAGGAGAATTTGGTGTTTTACAGAGACCCGGAGGAGGAGAAGGCGGTGGAGGCTATTGCTATGGGGTTGGGGATGAGACGGGTCGGGTTTATATTCACCCAGTCAGTGAGCCAGGACACAAAGGACTATACTTTGTCGAATAGGGAGGTGCTTCAGGCGGCTGAGTTCCACTCCAAGGGCGGCTTGAAGGAGTGGGTGACCGCCATGGTTAAGTTGGAGGTGAATGAGGATGGTGGTGCTGATGTGCATTTTGAAGCTTTTCAGATGAGTGATATATGTATTAGATTGTTTAAGGAAGGGTGGTTTGAGACTGAGATTGGAGAGGGTGATGATCCCAAGTtgtccaagatgaagaaggatgttGTCCTTGGAGTGAAGGATACTAAGGAGGTGGACAATGATTTTTTCTTGGTGGTAGTAAAGATCTTCGATCACCAG GGACCACTTTCATCATCCTTTCCTATTGAGAATCGTAACACCCTAGTGACATTGAAGGCTCTGAAAACTCATCTGGACCGTGCTAAGAATCTTCCACTTGTGAAGCGAATTTCGGATTTCCATTTGCTGCTCTTACTGGCCAGGTTTCTAGACGTTGCTAACGATGTTCCTGCCTTAGCAGTGTGTGTCCATACACAATCACCCATACCAGAAGGCTACCAGTTATTGATCGAGACTATGGCCAATACTTCTTAG